The following are encoded in a window of Acidicapsa ligni genomic DNA:
- a CDS encoding MarR family winged helix-turn-helix transcriptional regulator, translating into MRINAFLQQSPMFAVKRAARRFESLTAQVLADDNLSFLEGLVLAAMFFEAPNLVKPSLLAETFGTTRGNVSHCVSSLEAKGLLQRKIDPEDARAYLLTLKPQGKKSALRVIGTFDKLQKEFEDTVGKIALSRMLETLRTLEALNIEK; encoded by the coding sequence ATGCGCATCAATGCATTTCTCCAGCAGAGTCCGATGTTTGCAGTCAAGCGGGCGGCTCGGCGCTTTGAATCTCTAACTGCCCAGGTTCTAGCTGACGATAACCTGAGCTTTCTCGAAGGGCTGGTTCTTGCCGCCATGTTTTTCGAAGCGCCCAATCTCGTCAAGCCATCCTTGCTGGCTGAGACCTTTGGCACTACGCGCGGCAATGTAAGTCACTGCGTATCATCGCTTGAAGCGAAAGGATTGCTCCAACGCAAGATCGATCCTGAGGACGCGCGCGCCTATCTTCTAACATTGAAGCCACAGGGAAAGAAAAGCGCCCTGCGCGTCATCGGCACATTCGACAAACTACAAAAGGAATTTGAAGATACCGTTGGGAAAATAGCTCTCAGCAGGATGCTTGAGACACTGCGTACGCTCGAAGCGCTCAATATAGAAAAATAG
- the hslV gene encoding ATP-dependent protease subunit HslV — translation MASKTATIAKKTASPAAPDASRAGRIRSTTVICVRRNGSVVMAADGQVTLGDHVLKHSAKKIRRLYQDKILAGFAGSTADAFSLFARFEVKLEQYAGNLGRAAVELARDWRTDKMLRNLEALLIVADIGQTFLISGSGDVIDPDESIAAIGSGGSYATAAARALLENTDLSAREVAVKSMKIAGEICIYTNDRITVEELHQESKEETTKELQA, via the coding sequence TTGGCCTCGAAAACCGCTACCATCGCGAAAAAAACTGCAAGTCCTGCGGCGCCGGATGCCTCTCGCGCAGGCCGCATTCGTTCTACTACGGTTATCTGTGTTCGCCGCAACGGCTCGGTCGTAATGGCTGCCGATGGGCAGGTTACGCTGGGTGATCACGTGCTCAAACACTCCGCGAAGAAGATTCGCCGCCTGTATCAGGACAAGATTCTGGCTGGCTTCGCTGGCTCGACCGCGGATGCTTTTTCACTCTTCGCACGCTTTGAGGTAAAGCTGGAGCAGTATGCCGGTAACCTGGGCCGCGCTGCTGTTGAGTTGGCGCGTGACTGGCGTACGGACAAGATGTTGCGCAATCTTGAGGCGCTGCTGATTGTTGCCGATATCGGGCAGACTTTTCTTATCTCTGGTTCGGGTGATGTGATTGATCCGGATGAGTCGATTGCTGCAATCGGTTCTGGTGGAAGCTATGCCACAGCGGCTGCACGTGCGTTGCTTGAGAACACGGATCTCAGCGCCCGCGAGGTTGCGGTGAAATCGATGAAGATCGCAGGTGAAATCTGCATCTATACCAATGACCGCATCACGGTCGAGGAACTGCACCAGGAATCAAAAGAAGAGACGACAAAGGAGTTGCAGGCTTAA
- a CDS encoding dienelactone hydrolase family protein, whose translation MIQIKSEAADGFEFGALHAQPVGERRGGVIVIQEIFGIDHYISEDVSRWAKLGFEVLAPSMFDRQKRGFVAEHDSAGLTEGVSLHGQAKVEDALADLAACIAYLAPRGPVFITGYCYGGSMGWQAAARLDGIAAVSSYYGGMIAQFVDLAPKCPIICHFGRKDPHIPADGIAAAIHAAQPGVPVYIYENSGHGFNNDGRPDSDPTDAALARKRTLEFFVANGANNGAK comes from the coding sequence ATGATTCAGATCAAGAGTGAAGCAGCAGATGGATTCGAGTTCGGTGCGCTACATGCGCAGCCGGTTGGAGAGCGCCGGGGTGGCGTGATCGTTATCCAGGAGATTTTCGGAATCGATCACTATATTAGCGAAGATGTAAGCCGCTGGGCGAAGCTGGGCTTCGAAGTCCTCGCGCCCTCGATGTTCGATCGGCAGAAACGAGGTTTTGTCGCGGAGCATGATTCTGCCGGCCTGACGGAAGGTGTGAGTCTGCACGGCCAGGCCAAAGTGGAAGATGCATTGGCCGATCTTGCTGCGTGTATCGCTTACCTTGCGCCACGCGGGCCGGTTTTCATCACTGGCTATTGCTATGGCGGAAGCATGGGATGGCAGGCGGCGGCACGGCTTGACGGTATTGCCGCGGTTTCCAGCTACTACGGCGGTATGATCGCGCAATTTGTCGATCTTGCACCTAAATGCCCGATCATCTGCCACTTTGGCCGGAAAGATCCGCATATTCCTGCCGACGGCATTGCTGCTGCGATCCATGCAGCGCAGCCGGGTGTTCCGGTCTACATATACGAAAATTCAGGGCATGGTTTCAACAACGATGGTCGCCCGGATTCCGATCCCACGGACGCGGCGTTGGCTCGCAAGCGCACCCTGGAGTTTTTCGTGGCAAACGGAGCGAATAACGGGGCGAAGTAA
- a CDS encoding TonB-dependent receptor plug domain-containing protein: MTLRNPIRFTLALLLAAGVRVCAAQDTPAPQPEVASHPVLTQPVLLPHPAETMVVLGSPVPVPLAESPSAVLVLPLRQNELFLATPLDPLRSDSSIFLEQRGAGGAQTDVTLRGGSYEQTLVLLNGFRINDSQAAHHNLDLPVPLTAMDSIQVLHGAGSTLHGADALSGVVDFITAAPKANSIEVNSGFGSFGSNEQALTAELLRHAWSDRLTGSHNLSTGFITDRDYRNETAANESWLGSRLGLSDLLLATSDRSFGAAGFYGDYPSWERTKGWFAGLRQELGSETQAAFAYRRHTDDYVLIRTDPAVYENNHIDSSWQGSLRRTISFAGSSVVLAGLEADGDSINSNNLGQHARNRGAGYFDIDLRPTKSRWNLSAGVREEGFSGGQFVASPHLAGSLRIANAFKIRASGGYGYRIPTYTDLYYSDPTTIGNPNLKAESAWTGDGGVDWNANSRLSLSITGFYSRQHDAIDFVRATPELPWAAVNLSGLHFGGVESSATWLATKRQTIRIAWTSLVGAQDALHGLQSEYVFNYPVQNAHFEWTSVVGHWFTVRNSLQVAQRYQQTAYPVWDVSFTHESDAHDTMRIRPYLRLANLSNTGYQEIVGVAMPGRSITGGVSIRLGN, translated from the coding sequence TTGACATTGAGAAATCCAATTCGTTTTACTCTTGCTCTTCTGCTTGCGGCTGGTGTTCGAGTATGCGCCGCGCAGGATACACCTGCTCCACAACCCGAGGTAGCTTCGCATCCCGTACTTACGCAGCCAGTACTACTTCCGCATCCGGCGGAGACGATGGTGGTGCTGGGATCGCCGGTACCGGTGCCGTTGGCGGAGTCGCCCAGCGCAGTGCTGGTGTTGCCGCTGCGTCAGAATGAACTGTTTCTCGCAACGCCGCTCGATCCGTTGCGCAGCGACTCGTCTATCTTTTTGGAGCAGCGTGGAGCTGGTGGAGCGCAGACGGACGTAACTCTGCGCGGCGGCAGTTATGAGCAGACACTGGTGCTGTTGAACGGCTTCCGCATCAACGATAGCCAGGCCGCACATCATAATCTCGACTTGCCCGTTCCACTTACGGCGATGGATTCGATCCAGGTGCTGCACGGAGCGGGATCGACGCTGCATGGAGCGGATGCTCTGAGTGGTGTGGTCGATTTTATAACTGCTGCACCCAAGGCAAATTCCATCGAGGTCAACTCGGGCTTTGGCAGCTTTGGCAGCAATGAGCAGGCGCTAACGGCGGAGTTGTTACGGCATGCATGGAGTGACCGGCTTACGGGAAGCCATAATCTTTCGACTGGATTTATCACCGATCGCGACTATCGCAATGAGACTGCTGCAAATGAAAGCTGGCTTGGCTCGCGGCTTGGACTGAGTGATTTGTTATTGGCAACAAGTGACAGGTCTTTTGGCGCTGCGGGATTTTATGGGGACTATCCATCGTGGGAGCGGACGAAGGGATGGTTTGCAGGACTGCGGCAGGAGCTGGGCAGCGAGACTCAGGCGGCCTTTGCTTATCGCCGGCACACGGACGATTATGTGCTGATTCGGACCGACCCGGCGGTCTACGAGAACAACCACATCGATAGCTCATGGCAGGGTTCGCTACGCAGGACGATATCTTTTGCGGGCTCGTCCGTGGTGCTCGCGGGCCTTGAGGCGGATGGCGACAGTATCAACAGCAATAACCTCGGACAGCATGCGCGCAATCGTGGCGCGGGTTATTTCGATATTGATCTGCGGCCAACGAAGAGCCGTTGGAATCTCTCTGCCGGTGTTCGCGAAGAGGGATTTTCAGGCGGCCAATTTGTGGCCTCACCGCATCTGGCCGGGAGTCTGAGGATTGCGAATGCATTCAAGATTCGCGCCAGCGGCGGATATGGATACAGAATTCCAACGTATACGGATTTGTATTATTCAGATCCAACGACGATCGGCAATCCTAACTTAAAGGCGGAGTCGGCGTGGACGGGCGATGGCGGAGTGGATTGGAATGCCAACTCGCGACTTTCGCTGTCGATTACCGGATTTTATTCGCGGCAGCACGATGCTATCGACTTTGTTCGTGCCACACCCGAATTGCCGTGGGCAGCGGTGAACCTCAGTGGCTTGCACTTCGGTGGTGTGGAGTCGTCCGCGACATGGCTGGCTACGAAGAGGCAGACCATCCGGATTGCGTGGACCTCGCTGGTGGGCGCGCAGGATGCTTTGCATGGATTGCAGTCGGAGTATGTCTTCAACTATCCGGTGCAGAACGCGCATTTCGAATGGACCTCGGTTGTTGGCCACTGGTTTACTGTGCGTAACTCATTGCAGGTTGCGCAGCGGTATCAGCAGACGGCTTATCCGGTATGGGATGTTTCATTCACGCATGAGTCGGATGCACATGACACGATGCGGATTCGGCCT
- a CDS encoding CocE/NonD family hydrolase: MLQNWLVSTSLLFAAVSLPTLAQTTQSSPVTLTASQLDAVSGEYTDSTEPDTPLSFYAKDGKLYIESERRIPSALTALSASEFTSRNPQITYRFTPSASAGTLTISTHGDLDATLTRTGDAVHHLFHHYDRREEMIPMRDGVKLHVVILTPTDISTPVPFLMQRTPYGVDDSTEASFFAQRPELARAGYIYVGADIRGRFKSEGEFKMMRPLADHHDPKAIDESTDTYDTIAWLLKNIPNNNGRVGVIGTSYPGFLSMMAGIDPHPAVKAISPQAPMIDVWKGDDFFHNGAFRQTYGYDYAYSLESSKEMTDVEYKDANGKTLDGYDYFLHRGSLIEDIRQSGVKEKLPTWQAFLEHPAYDSFWHSRGVEYHLTQVTVPTLTVGGYYDQEDMYGPQEEYASLEPHDTDHKNFLVLGPWRHGSWSSSSRHLGALQYGQSIGNEYRSQIEAKFFAHYLKDEPGFDLEDTASFQTGSNTWKRYAHFPPADATKTSFCLSGTGVIAAGSPCTPGKISYLSDPANPVPYRHRPIQPTYGSGSKWYTWMLEDQRFATDRKDVAVWKLPVLDHDLTITGEVIADIFASTTGSDGDFVAKLIDQYPDDDPDPTMRGFQLMTNMEIFRGRYRTGFDKPNALKPGEVNEFQWSLHDIDHVFKKGHTLIVEIQSTWFPLYDRNPQTFVANIMTAKPEDYRPATVTVYSDEKHKSQLVLPIVK; the protein is encoded by the coding sequence TTGCTTCAGAATTGGCTGGTCTCAACTTCTCTTCTCTTTGCCGCAGTCTCGTTGCCAACCCTGGCGCAAACGACTCAGTCTTCCCCTGTAACGCTCACCGCGTCGCAGCTTGATGCCGTCTCCGGCGAATATACCGACTCCACTGAGCCAGACACTCCGCTGAGCTTCTACGCAAAGGACGGCAAGCTCTACATCGAGAGCGAGCGGCGCATCCCGTCCGCCCTTACAGCCCTGTCTGCCTCAGAGTTCACCTCTCGCAATCCTCAAATTACCTACCGTTTTACCCCCTCTGCCAGCGCCGGAACACTCACCATCAGCACGCATGGCGACCTCGACGCAACGCTCACCCGCACCGGTGACGCCGTGCATCATCTCTTCCACCACTACGATCGCCGAGAAGAGATGATTCCCATGCGCGATGGAGTCAAGCTGCATGTCGTTATCCTCACGCCGACAGATATCTCCACTCCCGTTCCATTCCTGATGCAGCGCACCCCCTACGGTGTGGATGACTCCACCGAAGCCAGCTTTTTTGCTCAGCGGCCAGAACTGGCACGTGCAGGCTACATCTACGTCGGCGCAGATATCCGCGGCCGCTTCAAGTCCGAGGGCGAATTCAAAATGATGCGCCCTCTCGCCGACCACCACGATCCCAAGGCCATTGACGAAAGCACGGATACTTACGACACCATCGCGTGGCTGCTGAAGAACATCCCCAATAACAACGGCCGCGTAGGCGTAATCGGCACCAGCTATCCCGGCTTTCTATCCATGATGGCCGGCATCGACCCCCATCCAGCCGTCAAAGCTATCTCGCCACAAGCGCCCATGATCGATGTCTGGAAAGGTGACGATTTCTTTCACAACGGCGCCTTTCGCCAGACCTATGGTTACGACTACGCCTACAGTCTCGAATCCAGCAAAGAAATGACCGACGTGGAGTACAAAGACGCCAACGGCAAGACGCTGGATGGCTACGACTACTTCCTCCATCGCGGCTCGCTCATTGAAGACATCCGGCAGTCTGGTGTGAAAGAAAAACTGCCCACCTGGCAGGCCTTCCTCGAACACCCCGCCTACGATAGCTTCTGGCACTCTCGCGGCGTCGAATACCACCTTACCCAGGTGACCGTCCCCACCCTCACCGTCGGCGGCTACTACGATCAGGAAGACATGTATGGCCCACAGGAGGAATACGCCAGCCTCGAACCCCACGATACCGATCACAAGAACTTCCTCGTCCTCGGCCCCTGGCGTCATGGATCATGGTCGTCCTCATCGCGGCATCTCGGCGCGCTTCAGTACGGCCAATCCATCGGCAACGAATATCGCTCCCAGATCGAAGCCAAATTCTTCGCACACTACCTGAAAGACGAGCCCGGTTTCGATCTTGAAGATACCGCCAGCTTCCAGACCGGATCGAACACCTGGAAGCGCTACGCCCACTTCCCTCCCGCCGACGCGACGAAGACCAGCTTCTGCCTCAGCGGCACCGGAGTCATAGCCGCCGGATCGCCCTGCACCCCAGGCAAAATAAGCTACCTCTCCGACCCCGCCAATCCCGTTCCTTACCGCCACCGCCCTATCCAGCCGACCTACGGTTCCGGCTCCAAATGGTACACATGGATGCTCGAAGACCAGCGTTTCGCAACCGATAGAAAAGACGTCGCCGTCTGGAAGCTGCCAGTCCTCGATCATGACCTGACCATCACTGGCGAAGTAATCGCCGACATCTTCGCCTCCACCACCGGAAGCGATGGAGACTTCGTAGCCAAGCTCATCGACCAGTATCCCGACGACGACCCCGATCCCACCATGCGCGGCTTTCAACTCATGACCAACATGGAAATTTTCCGCGGCCGCTACCGTACAGGATTTGATAAGCCAAACGCGCTGAAACCCGGCGAAGTCAATGAATTCCAGTGGAGCCTGCACGACATAGATCACGTCTTCAAAAAAGGCCACACGCTAATCGTGGAGATCCAAAGTACTTGGTTCCCGCTCTACGACCGCAACCCGCAAACCTTCGTCGCCAACATCATGACCGCTAAACCTGAGGACTATAGACCAGCGACCGTAACCGTGTATTCGGACGAAAAACACAAATCTCAGCTAGTGCTGCCCATCGTGAAGTAA
- the hslU gene encoding ATP-dependent protease ATPase subunit HslU — translation MAIYLPGTAEDQDVALDELTPREIVAELDKHVVGQRAAKRAVAIALRNRTRRQKLPPDLAEDIMPKNIIMIGPTGVGKTEIARRLAKLTDSPFLKVEASKFTEVGYVGRDVESMIRDLVEIAIDMVREERLEEVEDKAEMNAEERLLDLLLPPPPEAQQPVQEGQLSLPGSDSYQRSREKLRQQFREGKLDDRQVELDVRERNSPQLGIISSQNIEDMDMSLKDLLPNIFGGSSKKRKMKVNEAFEYLIQEEESRLIDMDQVTRAAVERVETSGIIFLDEIDKIAGREGGHGPDVSREGVQRDILPIVEGTTVNTRYGMVRTDFILFIAAGAFHVSKPSDLIPELQGRFPIRVELQSLTVDDFLRILTEPKTSLTKQCIALLETEGVRLEFSPEALREMAAFAFRVNETTENIGARRLHTIMERVLEEISFLAPDLARVAKDSEQADSIAKAIKDESTTPLPYQERETQTGTEKVFLITPEYVRHMVATIVKDQDLSRYIL, via the coding sequence ATGGCCATATACCTCCCAGGAACTGCCGAAGATCAGGATGTCGCGCTGGATGAATTGACTCCGCGCGAGATTGTTGCCGAGCTGGACAAACATGTTGTCGGCCAGCGCGCCGCGAAGCGTGCTGTTGCGATTGCGCTGCGGAATCGTACGCGCCGCCAGAAGCTGCCGCCCGATCTCGCTGAAGACATCATGCCCAAGAACATCATCATGATTGGGCCTACCGGTGTGGGCAAGACGGAAATCGCTCGCCGCCTGGCAAAGCTTACCGACTCGCCGTTTCTCAAGGTGGAAGCTTCGAAATTCACCGAGGTAGGGTATGTCGGGCGCGATGTGGAGTCTATGATTCGTGATCTCGTTGAGATTGCTATCGACATGGTTCGCGAAGAGCGTCTTGAAGAAGTAGAAGATAAGGCGGAAATGAACGCCGAAGAGCGGCTGCTTGATCTGCTGTTGCCTCCGCCGCCTGAGGCCCAGCAGCCGGTGCAGGAAGGCCAGCTTAGCCTGCCGGGATCGGATAGCTACCAGCGGTCGCGCGAGAAGCTGCGTCAGCAGTTCCGCGAAGGCAAGCTGGATGATCGCCAGGTGGAGTTGGATGTACGCGAGCGCAACTCTCCGCAGTTGGGAATCATCTCCAGCCAGAACATCGAAGACATGGATATGAGTCTCAAGGACCTGTTGCCCAACATCTTTGGCGGAAGCAGCAAGAAGCGCAAGATGAAGGTGAATGAGGCCTTTGAATATCTCATTCAGGAAGAGGAAAGCCGTCTCATCGATATGGATCAGGTGACGCGCGCGGCTGTGGAGCGTGTGGAGACCAGCGGCATTATCTTCCTGGATGAGATCGACAAGATTGCCGGACGCGAAGGCGGGCATGGCCCGGATGTTTCGCGTGAAGGCGTGCAGCGCGACATTCTGCCGATTGTCGAAGGAACGACGGTCAACACTCGCTACGGCATGGTGCGGACAGACTTCATCCTGTTCATCGCCGCAGGAGCGTTCCATGTTTCGAAGCCTTCGGATTTGATCCCGGAGTTGCAGGGACGTTTTCCAATCCGCGTGGAGTTGCAATCACTGACAGTCGATGATTTTCTGCGCATCCTCACGGAGCCCAAGACTTCGTTGACCAAGCAATGCATCGCGCTGCTTGAGACGGAGGGCGTGCGGCTTGAGTTCTCTCCGGAGGCGTTGCGCGAGATGGCGGCGTTCGCTTTCCGCGTGAATGAGACGACGGAAAATATCGGCGCCCGGCGTTTGCACACAATCATGGAGCGCGTGCTGGAAGAGATCAGCTTCCTCGCGCCGGATCTTGCGCGCGTGGCAAAGGACTCGGAGCAAGCCGACTCGATTGCCAAGGCCATCAAGGATGAGTCCACTACACCGTTGCCGTACCAGGAGCGTGAGACGCAGACCGGGACGGAAAAGGTCTTCCTGATTACGCCGGAGTACGTGCGGCACATGGTAGCAACCATTGTTAAGGATCAGGATCTTAGCCGCTACATTCTGTAG
- the prfA gene encoding peptide chain release factor 1: MFDRLEQMQDRYLALGEQLALPEIQNDREAYHKTSKAHRDLEDQVEKFREYTRVSQGIAEARLMLQEVDEEIRAMATEELLALEPRLEEIEAELKIMLLPKDPNDEKNVIVEIRAGTGGDEASLFVAEVFRMYQRFAEQHRWKIEILSSSESAVGGLKEVIALIEGNRVYSQMKYESGVHRVQRVPATETQGRVHTSAITVAVLPEAEEVDVKVEAKDLRIDTFCSSGPGGQSVNTTYSAIRITHLPTNTVVSCQDEKSQIKNREKAMRVLRSRLYEVEMQRQHDALAKERKQQVGSGDRSEKIRTYNFPQNRLTDHRIGLTLHQLDLIMEGRLQSIVDALISHYQAEQLKADSAQAA; the protein is encoded by the coding sequence ATGTTTGACCGTCTAGAACAGATGCAGGATCGCTACCTGGCACTTGGCGAGCAGCTCGCATTGCCGGAGATCCAGAACGACCGCGAAGCGTATCACAAGACCTCAAAGGCTCATCGCGACCTCGAAGACCAGGTCGAGAAGTTCCGCGAATACACCCGCGTCAGCCAGGGCATCGCGGAAGCGCGTCTCATGCTCCAGGAAGTCGACGAAGAAATCCGCGCCATGGCAACCGAAGAGTTGCTCGCGCTCGAGCCACGCCTTGAAGAGATCGAGGCCGAGCTCAAAATCATGCTGTTACCCAAAGATCCCAACGACGAGAAGAACGTCATCGTCGAAATCCGCGCAGGCACCGGCGGCGATGAAGCCTCGCTCTTCGTAGCCGAGGTCTTCCGCATGTACCAGCGCTTCGCCGAACAGCATCGCTGGAAGATTGAAATTCTCTCCTCCTCTGAGTCAGCCGTAGGCGGCCTCAAGGAAGTTATCGCCCTCATCGAAGGCAACCGCGTTTACTCGCAGATGAAATACGAGAGCGGAGTTCATCGCGTACAACGCGTCCCCGCCACCGAAACACAAGGCCGCGTGCATACCTCAGCCATCACAGTAGCCGTGCTCCCTGAGGCCGAAGAAGTCGACGTCAAGGTCGAAGCCAAAGACCTCCGCATCGACACCTTCTGCTCCTCCGGCCCTGGTGGACAGTCCGTCAATACGACTTACTCCGCGATCCGCATCACGCATCTCCCCACCAACACAGTTGTAAGTTGCCAGGACGAAAAATCGCAGATCAAAAATCGCGAAAAGGCCATGCGCGTCCTCCGCTCCCGCCTCTACGAAGTCGAAATGCAGAGGCAGCATGACGCCCTCGCCAAAGAGCGCAAACAGCAGGTAGGCTCCGGTGATCGCAGCGAAAAAATCCGCACCTATAACTTCCCCCAGAACCGCCTCACCGATCACCGCATCGGCCTTACCCTGCACCAGCTTGACCTCATCATGGAAGGGCGCCTGCAATCCATCGTCGATGCACTGATCAGCCATTATCAGGCCGAGCAACTCAAAGCCGACTCCGCCCAGGCCGCGTAA
- a CDS encoding cation diffusion facilitator family transporter, whose protein sequence is MGRILWISMLATLAYVALTLLAGLRAHSLALLSEAGHNMSDFLALALSFVAVYFQSRPPNSRKTFGYQRAGVLVAFLNAATLIVIALWIAIEAVHRLSAPVVVQPRLMMWVAAAGVIMNGVIAALLWSVARDVNMRSAFVHMAGDTLSTAAVIAGGVGILLTGQNWIDPVLSLIIAALILWSSVDIVRETMNILLEGTPRGLTLGQISSGMEAIEGVINVHDLHVWSLGSQSHALACHIQINDIPPSESNCILLKINALAKDKFHIHHTTIQFECDGCEVTHGCVVPVNEMAADSGHDHAHSHAGHSH, encoded by the coding sequence ATGGGCAGGATCCTCTGGATCTCCATGCTGGCCACCCTGGCCTACGTTGCGCTCACACTGCTTGCCGGGCTGCGGGCGCATTCCCTGGCCCTGCTATCAGAAGCCGGGCACAACATGTCCGACTTTCTCGCACTCGCTCTGTCGTTTGTCGCGGTCTATTTCCAGAGCCGCCCACCGAACTCCCGCAAGACCTTTGGCTACCAGCGCGCAGGCGTTCTCGTAGCGTTTTTGAACGCGGCCACGTTGATCGTGATCGCGCTCTGGATTGCAATCGAAGCAGTCCATCGCCTGAGCGCGCCAGTCGTAGTCCAGCCACGGCTCATGATGTGGGTTGCCGCCGCTGGCGTCATCATGAACGGCGTAATCGCCGCCCTGCTCTGGAGCGTGGCCCGCGACGTCAACATGCGCAGCGCCTTCGTCCACATGGCAGGAGATACGCTCTCCACCGCCGCAGTCATCGCAGGTGGCGTCGGTATCCTGCTTACCGGCCAGAACTGGATCGATCCCGTCCTATCGCTCATCATTGCCGCGCTCATCCTCTGGAGCTCAGTCGATATCGTTCGCGAAACCATGAACATCCTTCTCGAAGGAACGCCGCGAGGACTTACGCTCGGGCAAATCAGTTCAGGAATGGAAGCAATTGAAGGCGTGATCAACGTGCATGACCTGCATGTCTGGAGCCTCGGATCACAATCCCATGCGCTCGCCTGCCATATACAGATCAACGACATTCCGCCCTCGGAGAGCAACTGCATCCTGCTTAAGATCAATGCCCTGGCCAAGGATAAGTTCCATATTCACCACACCACCATCCAGTTCGAGTGCGACGGCTGCGAAGTCACCCACGGATGCGTTGTACCCGTCAATGAGATGGCCGCAGACTCCGGCCACGATCATGCCCACAGCCACGCCGGTCACTCGCACTAA
- the prmC gene encoding peptide chain release factor N(5)-glutamine methyltransferase: protein MQTLRQSVSQAEAQLLTSPHPDRARLDAETLLLHLLQQNRAWLLAHWDDEISATNTAILNEWIARRKAGEPLQYILGKAEFFGLSFTVAPGVLIPRPETEHLVEEVLRLANDLSNPEIADIGTGSGAIAVALAHALPTARITATDLSDAALKIARQNAADNQVADRINFLEGDLLTPLAQQRFSIIASNPPYIPSLDHDSLSIEVRQHEPHSALFAGEDGLAIYKRLIPDARAQLLAGGWLVMEIGYGQQPAIEALLKASNYEEIHFIPDYQGILRVAVAQHN, encoded by the coding sequence ATGCAAACGCTGCGTCAGTCAGTCTCTCAAGCCGAGGCTCAGTTACTGACTAGCCCGCATCCAGACCGCGCCCGTCTGGATGCGGAGACACTTTTACTGCATCTTCTGCAACAAAACCGCGCATGGCTCCTCGCCCATTGGGACGATGAAATTTCGGCCACCAACACCGCCATCCTGAACGAATGGATAGCCCGCCGCAAAGCAGGCGAACCCCTCCAATACATTCTCGGCAAGGCAGAATTCTTCGGGCTATCCTTCACCGTCGCACCTGGCGTTCTCATCCCAAGACCAGAGACAGAGCACCTGGTCGAAGAAGTATTACGCCTGGCAAACGACCTCTCCAACCCAGAGATAGCAGACATCGGCACCGGCTCCGGAGCAATCGCGGTAGCCCTGGCACACGCCCTGCCTACCGCCCGAATCACTGCAACAGACCTCTCCGATGCCGCACTGAAGATAGCCCGCCAGAACGCCGCCGACAATCAAGTCGCCGACAGAATCAACTTTCTCGAAGGCGACCTGCTCACACCACTCGCCCAGCAGCGCTTCTCCATCATCGCCTCCAACCCGCCTTATATCCCATCGCTGGATCACGACTCGCTCTCCATCGAAGTGCGCCAACACGAGCCGCACTCGGCACTCTTCGCAGGCGAAGACGGCCTCGCAATCTACAAACGATTGATCCCCGATGCAAGAGCACAGCTACTCGCCGGCGGCTGGCTGGTAATGGAAATCGGCTATGGCCAGCAACCCGCCATCGAAGCATTACTCAAAGCCAGCAACTACGAAGAGATCCATTTCATTCCGGACTATCAAGGCATTCTCCGCGTAGCCGTGGCCCAGCATAACTAA